One segment of Halococcus salsus DNA contains the following:
- a CDS encoding PrkA family serine protein kinase: MSDRQPAGETFVGAADRALRATYEEPMSLAAYVDAALADPAIAAHASKYLVTAIESMGTRTVIEEGEERERYRFFDDPHNDGEHAILGNTQVLNAFVDDLRSIAARRGKDEKIIWLAGPTATGKSELKRCLINGLREFSKTDAGRRYTVEWNVAGVGGGGGLTYGNEYRDDEDDWYQSPVQSSPLTVFPAAVRAEVVAALNERLDDHIPIVAEGRLDPFCREAYDYLEEQYRREGVRDLFSAVTDRRHLRVKNYVVDVGQGIGVLHSEDDGSPKERLVGSWMAGMVRELDSRGRKNPQAFSYDGVLSQGNGLLTIVEDAAQHADLLRKLLNVPDEGSVKLDKGIGMDIDTQLVIISNPDLEAQLNQHAERNAGDPLKALKRRLDRREFDYLTNVSLEAELIRRELTNETAVWDFDEPELDETIREAVTMSVGEGSGGTATEIELAPHTVAAAALYSVVTRLDAEALPGGLDLVDKALLFDQGYLQRGDERVEREAFSFPDGSTDGDSGIPVTFTRDTIADLLYADRDRQHPDLPVENVVMPQDVLDAMAEGLATAPVFSTTERGEFEGRVVAVKNQVFDRQEADVLGAMMYDKQVDEATVAEYVEHVYAWATDDAVENDRGEVVGPDPLVMKVFETEHLGRFGAESYDGNHPSPAVREFRTEKIITAMNRHAWHSRDDEFRASDVALTEIPVIDAVLGSYDWSDVRRTYEDFDPRQWQDPPLGTETASLKDETITTMVAEFGYTEASAELTSRHVMGQVSYRWD; this comes from the coding sequence ATGAGCGACCGCCAGCCGGCGGGCGAGACGTTCGTCGGGGCCGCCGACCGGGCGCTCCGGGCGACCTACGAGGAGCCGATGAGCCTCGCGGCGTACGTCGACGCGGCGCTCGCCGACCCCGCGATCGCCGCCCACGCCTCGAAGTACCTCGTGACCGCGATCGAGTCGATGGGCACCCGAACCGTGATCGAGGAGGGCGAGGAGCGCGAGCGCTACCGCTTCTTCGACGACCCGCACAACGACGGCGAACACGCGATCCTCGGGAACACCCAAGTGCTCAACGCGTTCGTCGACGACCTCCGGTCGATCGCGGCCCGGCGCGGCAAGGACGAGAAGATAATCTGGCTCGCGGGCCCCACGGCCACGGGCAAGTCCGAACTCAAGCGGTGTCTGATCAACGGCCTCCGGGAGTTCTCGAAGACCGACGCAGGGCGGCGGTACACCGTGGAGTGGAACGTCGCGGGCGTCGGCGGCGGTGGCGGGCTGACCTACGGCAACGAGTACCGCGACGACGAGGACGACTGGTACCAGAGCCCCGTGCAGTCGAGCCCCCTCACGGTGTTCCCGGCGGCGGTTCGCGCGGAGGTCGTCGCGGCGCTCAACGAACGGCTCGACGACCACATCCCGATCGTGGCCGAGGGCCGTCTCGACCCGTTCTGCCGGGAGGCCTACGACTACCTCGAAGAGCAGTACCGCCGCGAAGGGGTCCGTGACCTGTTCTCGGCCGTGACCGACCGCCGCCACCTCCGGGTGAAGAACTACGTGGTGGACGTCGGTCAGGGCATCGGCGTGCTCCACTCCGAGGACGACGGCAGCCCGAAGGAACGGCTCGTCGGTTCGTGGATGGCGGGGATGGTGCGCGAGCTCGATTCCAGGGGTCGAAAGAACCCGCAGGCGTTCTCCTACGACGGGGTGTTGAGCCAGGGCAACGGCCTGCTCACGATCGTCGAGGACGCCGCCCAGCACGCCGACCTCCTCCGGAAACTGCTGAACGTGCCGGACGAGGGGTCGGTGAAGTTGGACAAGGGGATCGGGATGGACATCGATACACAGTTAGTGATCATCTCGAACCCCGACCTCGAAGCCCAGTTGAACCAGCACGCCGAGCGCAACGCGGGCGACCCGCTGAAGGCGCTGAAGCGCCGGCTCGACAGGCGGGAGTTCGACTACCTCACCAACGTCTCGCTCGAAGCCGAACTCATCCGACGCGAACTCACGAACGAGACGGCGGTCTGGGACTTCGACGAACCGGAGCTCGACGAGACGATCCGCGAGGCGGTGACGATGTCGGTCGGCGAGGGCTCCGGGGGGACCGCGACCGAGATCGAACTCGCACCCCACACGGTGGCGGCGGCGGCGCTCTACAGCGTCGTCACCCGGCTGGACGCCGAAGCCCTCCCCGGCGGCCTCGACCTCGTGGACAAGGCGCTGCTGTTCGACCAGGGCTATCTGCAGCGGGGCGACGAACGGGTCGAGCGTGAGGCGTTCTCGTTCCCCGACGGGAGCACCGACGGGGACAGCGGGATCCCCGTGACCTTCACCCGGGACACGATCGCGGACCTGCTCTACGCCGACCGCGACCGCCAGCATCCCGACCTGCCCGTCGAGAACGTCGTGATGCCACAGGACGTGCTCGACGCGATGGCCGAGGGGCTCGCGACGGCCCCCGTCTTCTCGACCACCGAACGCGGCGAGTTCGAGGGCCGGGTGGTGGCGGTGAAGAACCAGGTGTTTGACCGCCAGGAAGCCGACGTGCTCGGCGCGATGATGTACGACAAACAGGTCGACGAGGCCACCGTCGCCGAGTACGTCGAGCACGTCTACGCGTGGGCCACCGACGACGCCGTGGAGAACGACCGCGGCGAGGTCGTCGGGCCGGACCCGCTGGTGATGAAGGTCTTCGAGACCGAGCACTTGGGTCGGTTCGGGGCCGAGAGCTACGACGGCAACCACCCCTCGCCCGCGGTCCGGGAGTTCCGCACCGAGAAGATCATCACCGCGATGAACAGACACGCCTGGCACAGCCGCGACGACGAGTTCCGGGCCAGCGACGTCGCGCTCACCGAGATCCCCGTGATAGATGCCGTACTCGGGAGCTACGACTGGTCGGACGTCCGGCGGACCTACGAGGACTTCGACCCGCGGCAGTGGCAGGACCCACCACTGGGGACCGAGACCGCGAGCCTCAAGGACGAGACCATCACGACGATGGTCGCGGAGTTCGGCTACACCGAGGCGTCGGCCGAACTCACGAGCCGGCACGTCATGGGCCAGGTGAGCTACCGATGGGACTGA
- a CDS encoding PrkA family serine protein kinase, which yields MSGETNTLEALSEEYRASIPTDLRTTQTFQWYLDAVRDEPRIARNAHQRVADMFDFYGTEYDEDTGIVEYHLATEDPLSGGENTFFGREIHESIHEFVNKAKSGARGLGPERRIKLLLGPVGSGKSDFDRQVRRYFEDYTLREEGRMYTFRWTNLCDVIADQDPADDVVRSPMNQDPLVLLPLDQRNRVIAELNERLDAPYTIENEQALDPASEFYMDRLLAYYDDDLQQVLENHIEIIRLTADENKRQAVETFEPKDKKNQDETELTGDVNYSKIAVYGESDPRAFDYSGAFCNANRGIFSGEELLKLQREFLYDFLHATQEMTIKPKNNPRMDIDQVIVGRTNMPEYKEKKGDEKMEAFNDRTKRIDFPYVLQYEEEANIYRKMLQNADVPDVHVEPHTLEMAGLFGVLTRIEEPDSGTIDVLQKAKAYNGEIDESEDIDVKKLREEAAGTAEIGEGMEGVSPRFIGDEIAEAIMDSMHRSREFLSALTTFNHLEGNLENHGSIAEDLFETYYRYLELVREEYRERAIEDVRHALAYDLDEIQRQGEKYMDHVMAYIDDDTVEDELTGREQGPDETFLRSVEEKLDLPEDRKDDFRQEVSNWVSRRAREGDTFNPQDNDRLRRALERKLWEDKKHNINFSALVSSGELDDDERSAWIDALREQGYSEGGAKEVLEFAGAEVAKAEMEG from the coding sequence ATGTCAGGCGAAACAAACACGCTCGAAGCACTCAGTGAGGAGTACCGGGCATCGATACCGACCGACCTCCGGACGACCCAGACCTTCCAGTGGTATCTCGACGCGGTCCGCGACGAACCGCGTATCGCGCGCAACGCCCACCAGCGCGTCGCGGACATGTTCGATTTCTACGGCACCGAGTACGACGAGGACACCGGGATCGTCGAGTACCACCTCGCCACCGAGGACCCGTTGAGTGGGGGCGAGAACACCTTCTTCGGTCGCGAGATCCACGAGTCGATCCACGAGTTCGTCAACAAGGCGAAATCCGGGGCCCGCGGACTGGGTCCCGAACGCCGGATCAAGCTCCTGCTCGGCCCCGTCGGGTCGGGGAAATCCGACTTCGACCGGCAGGTCCGGCGCTACTTCGAGGATTACACCCTCCGCGAGGAGGGCCGGATGTACACCTTCCGGTGGACCAACCTGTGTGACGTGATCGCCGACCAGGACCCCGCCGACGACGTGGTCCGGAGCCCGATGAACCAGGATCCGTTAGTACTCCTACCGCTCGACCAGCGAAACCGGGTGATAGCGGAGCTGAACGAACGGCTCGACGCACCCTACACGATCGAGAACGAGCAGGCGCTCGACCCCGCCAGCGAGTTCTACATGGATAGGTTGTTGGCCTACTACGACGACGACCTCCAGCAGGTGCTCGAGAACCACATCGAGATCATCCGTCTGACCGCCGACGAGAACAAACGGCAGGCGGTCGAGACCTTCGAGCCGAAGGACAAGAAGAACCAGGACGAGACCGAGCTCACCGGCGACGTCAACTACTCCAAGATCGCCGTCTACGGCGAATCGGACCCCCGCGCCTTCGATTACTCGGGGGCGTTCTGTAACGCGAACCGTGGTATCTTCTCGGGCGAGGAGCTCCTGAAACTCCAGCGGGAGTTCCTCTACGACTTCCTCCACGCGACCCAGGAGATGACCATCAAGCCGAAGAACAACCCCCGGATGGATATCGACCAGGTGATCGTGGGGCGGACCAACATGCCCGAGTACAAGGAGAAGAAGGGCGACGAGAAGATGGAGGCGTTCAACGACCGCACGAAGCGGATCGACTTCCCCTACGTGCTCCAGTACGAGGAGGAGGCCAACATCTACCGCAAGATGCTCCAGAACGCCGACGTGCCCGACGTCCACGTCGAGCCTCACACCCTCGAAATGGCGGGGCTGTTCGGCGTCCTCACCCGGATCGAGGAACCCGACTCGGGAACGATCGACGTCCTCCAGAAGGCGAAGGCCTACAACGGCGAGATCGACGAATCGGAGGACATCGACGTCAAGAAGCTCCGGGAGGAGGCCGCGGGGACCGCCGAGATCGGCGAGGGGATGGAGGGGGTCTCGCCGCGGTTCATCGGCGACGAGATCGCCGAGGCCATCATGGACTCGATGCATCGTAGTAGAGAGTTCCTCTCGGCGCTGACGACGTTCAACCACTTGGAGGGGAACCTCGAGAACCACGGCTCGATCGCCGAGGACCTCTTCGAGACCTACTACCGCTACCTCGAACTCGTTCGCGAGGAGTACCGCGAACGCGCGATCGAGGACGTCCGGCACGCGCTGGCCTACGACCTCGACGAGATCCAGCGCCAGGGCGAGAAGTACATGGACCACGTCATGGCCTACATCGACGACGACACCGTGGAGGACGAACTCACCGGGCGCGAACAGGGTCCCGACGAGACGTTCCTTCGTTCCGTCGAGGAGAAACTCGACCTCCCAGAGGATCGAAAGGACGACTTCCGCCAGGAGGTCTCGAACTGGGTCTCGCGGCGGGCGCGCGAGGGCGATACGTTCAATCCCCAGGACAACGACCGCCTCCGCCGCGCGCTCGAACGCAAGCTCTGGGAGGACAAGAAACACAACATCAACTTCTCCGCGCTGGTGTCGTCGGGCGAGCTGGACGACGACGAGCGGAGCGCGTGGATCGACGCCCTCCGCGAACAGGGCTACTCCGAGGGTGGCGCGAAGGAGGTGCTCGAGTTCGCCGGGGCCGAGGTCGCAAAAGCAGAGATGGAGGGCTGA